One window of the Niallia circulans genome contains the following:
- a CDS encoding ROK family transcriptional regulator, translating into MQRTGDLKLIQELNRSIILDTIRKKGPISRSQVAKEIKISPTTVTSAVNDLIRKGMVIEDGVGHSSGGRKPVLLRFNPSKHSIIAVSITNSYIKMADMDLEGKILRKNVHPVNQLQGNEIILLLIDLLEQFVAGNDRLEFCEGISIITPGIVDSNNGMIGYNTKLKLYDVPLTELIEEKFNLPTFLDNDVNAFAVGEYYFGSFNSYKDIMYLTIGDGVGSGLMINGTIYRGFKGSSGEIGHTTVVPGGSKCECGNNGCLENYVNWPAIYSNIVSSILTKGRDTLIKNLIENDIRKLTPEIFIDAIKRNDKLSIEILDEIISYLAIAISNTIHLLNPEIIIISGEVVQDNPLFIKKIREKLSEMVIPILKEDINIQSTSLGSDFDLLGAAAVILQGKFRFQL; encoded by the coding sequence GTGCAAAGAACAGGGGATTTAAAGCTCATACAAGAATTAAATCGATCCATTATTTTAGATACAATCCGAAAAAAAGGACCGATTTCAAGAAGTCAGGTTGCAAAAGAAATAAAAATAAGCCCTACTACCGTTACATCAGCTGTCAATGATTTAATTCGTAAAGGCATGGTAATTGAAGATGGTGTTGGTCATTCCAGTGGCGGGCGAAAGCCGGTATTGCTTCGCTTTAACCCGAGTAAGCATTCCATTATAGCGGTATCTATCACTAATTCTTATATTAAGATGGCTGATATGGACTTAGAAGGAAAAATATTAAGGAAGAACGTTCATCCAGTAAATCAGCTTCAAGGTAATGAGATTATTTTGCTTTTGATAGACTTATTGGAACAGTTTGTGGCAGGGAATGACCGATTAGAGTTTTGCGAAGGGATTTCCATCATAACTCCTGGAATTGTAGATTCCAACAACGGGATGATTGGTTATAACACCAAACTTAAGCTTTATGATGTTCCGCTAACAGAATTGATAGAAGAAAAATTTAACTTACCAACCTTTTTAGATAATGATGTAAATGCATTTGCGGTGGGAGAATATTATTTCGGTTCTTTTAACAGCTATAAAGATATCATGTATCTCACTATAGGAGATGGTGTAGGCTCCGGTTTGATGATTAATGGGACCATCTATCGTGGATTCAAAGGAAGCTCTGGAGAAATTGGGCATACAACTGTTGTCCCAGGTGGTTCAAAGTGTGAATGTGGAAACAATGGCTGTCTAGAAAACTATGTAAACTGGCCAGCTATTTATTCTAATATAGTTTCCTCCATCCTAACTAAAGGGCGTGATACGTTAATAAAAAATTTAATTGAAAATGACATCCGAAAACTTACCCCTGAAATTTTTATTGATGCAATTAAACGGAATGATAAGTTAAGTATCGAAATTCTTGATGAAATTATCAGTTATTTAGCGATTGCGATTTCTAATACGATTCACTTACTAAATCCCGAAATAATCATAATAAGTGGTGAAGTGGTACAGGATAATCCCTTATTTATCAAAAAGATAAGAGAGAAATTATCTGAAATGGTGATTCCTATATTAAAAGAGGACATAAACATTCAAAGTACTTCTTTGGGGTCGGATTTTGACTTATTGGGAGCGGCAGCGGTCATTCTTCAAGGAAAATTTCGTTTTCAATTATAA
- a CDS encoding lamin tail domain-containing protein — translation MTLKKRITKRAFVIFVMGVFFFSTYFPIFPGLTMYAAEPTGKKVEENPPNTAENNTVEAPETTTDKEKGEIAEEEKEEEKNQHENESSSISKEKKSTPTAEQKEESVIKEEDKPQETEEKEPAKEEITNETNQNQEKAEKKQESFDYKKLPPLLITELAPDSKGTDNFEFIEVYNNTNQPIDLNSYYFYYQYIGGNTADKIMSMPEAILAPQETIVLWFNVKGLSVEDFNKHFSTSLTEQQVISIKGDFSDFANGGNRGVLIKKLAGQEVVSANYLPGETDNTGADVHYAFPTEGTEMVKQEVKAAPTPGALSDGQVPAEQVPVNPVTKDTEAPVITHEAKKNMKAGEAISIEATIVDDRKNPTATLYYQGETDTELKALEMKQDSAQPQKFTASIPKEAALGKVVYYLEASDGMNMSKTSEYTIELEKEPEKEPAQDTYSDRPLLITELAPNSMGGGTDYYEYFELYNNSNQTLNTASYSFYYVYTDNSREPILFPLPATEIKSKERLVFWFNNGNKTLADFNKEYGTNLTSNEVVMFTDQTFPGFANGGNRALEIKDAEGNITISASYLGSENDNNGKVIHYQFPQTGTEMVKYKVLADPTPGKIEADQIPTKIVDLPDVPKDTEPPAISHQAMKTAKAFTAVTVEAKVTDNETANPIVTLHYKKAPDENFKSVSLLKDTQGKYSATIPAADIDGDIIYYLVASDGINESKTEEYTISVEKTDIDFTKVPKLLITEIVPDSANVGTADGYEYIEIYNNTDKAINFKDYKIQYRYNADPNTDVVWPSVPDDTIIEPQGTLVFWVINSQNGDKTVADFNANYGTNLVENKDIVRIKSDGMANGSMRGLVIATNTKEEINVAYYNDEAAQLDTAMNMGVLYKFPEDGSTQSVKISSKTKLGTPGSIEPSQVPNEPVHVEDDTVPPTLINATNVQEIQQMNDLTIRAKATDDKGIKSVLLYYRTNDQTDYEKILLTVDASDSEYYATILSAANFIAKEKIEYYFVATDGQNEVTSEKYVITIKNEINNAPIYLNVKDDDILTGKAILKAASKETAARDVELFIDGKKVEESTYSTLETQAYLAVDISGLNMYFKNAITMGEEIIHLLDKDNNSDWKTFTIPIDPNKLAVGENIITVRSGNKASPFQLEESEENRDDYNLRNVRLILADGTVIRDPQKADPSQVFDMGDDGTYRPFEDFTFTITEEQSKAKTYVWDTTTVSDGAYSIKATDSERETTATIKVDNTAPVIKTNIEAEKEYKGVFTIEASAVDAIAGVESLEVTLDEEEIKVPFDTASSKLAPGKHTLKMVAIDKAGNKAEADISFSVSNENPNKPELIAPANNTAAPVDGDPKLKVKVTDPTNDSMDVTYYKGYKYEASDSKVKSFENASDTEPPVELAPAGEKALTAKDVSAISSLDGKYLTTNSSTKFPYHRFEVALDPSISNQDKVELVWNGKSLQGRKVSMYAWSMQENKWKLLTYKIAGSEDFTLKADVDVRAFADKTNKVNVLIQDEIPSTPDEYDYTFVWMSDTQYYAESYPYIYKRQTEWIAEKQEEMKIKYVMHTGDVVDEFDDEKQWVYADEYMRTLEENKIPYGVLAGNHDVNQLSNDYKEFSKWFGEDRFKDKPFYGESYKNNRGHYDLISAGGNDFIMVYMGWGVNDEDMKWINDVLKQYPDRKAILNFHEYLLVSGNRSPIGEEIFQKVVEKNENVFLVLSGHYHDSETLISEVDDDQDGKVDRKVYQMLGDYQGGPEGGQGYMKLLHFDQKNNRILINTYSPYLDDYNFYDPIEYPLKDELAIDLDLTVQEKQVATDYFAVNVYTKEEIGKQENVASGEIAEIAWKNLKEGQVYDWYVVASDDYTGSVTSDIWSFAKGQPTPETPTEPGDGGSEKPTEPNPGGDDGGSEEPTEPNPGGDDGGSEKPTEPNPGGDDGGSEEPTEPNPGGDDGGSEKPTEPNLGGNDGGSEKPTQPNPSVINQSEPKNNQSTILPNTATENYTIMLVGLVLLIGGMVVAYWRRIRREI, via the coding sequence GTGACTTTAAAAAAGAGGATAACAAAGAGGGCTTTTGTCATTTTTGTTATGGGGGTATTTTTCTTTTCTACATATTTCCCTATTTTTCCTGGTTTAACGATGTATGCGGCCGAACCAACTGGTAAAAAAGTAGAGGAGAATCCGCCAAACACAGCAGAAAATAACACGGTAGAAGCACCTGAAACTACAACCGACAAAGAGAAGGGTGAAATAGCCGAAGAAGAAAAAGAGGAGGAAAAGAATCAGCATGAAAATGAATCCTCATCTATTTCCAAAGAGAAGAAATCAACACCAACTGCTGAACAAAAGGAAGAATCAGTAATAAAGGAAGAGGATAAACCTCAAGAAACGGAAGAGAAGGAACCAGCAAAAGAGGAAATAACAAATGAAACGAATCAAAATCAGGAGAAAGCAGAGAAGAAACAAGAATCTTTTGATTACAAAAAACTACCGCCATTGCTTATTACCGAGCTAGCTCCTGATTCGAAAGGGACAGATAACTTTGAATTTATTGAGGTCTATAATAATACTAATCAGCCAATAGACTTAAATAGCTATTATTTTTATTACCAATACATAGGCGGTAATACAGCAGATAAAATAATGTCTATGCCAGAAGCAATACTAGCACCCCAAGAAACCATTGTTCTTTGGTTTAATGTCAAGGGACTTTCAGTAGAGGATTTCAACAAACATTTCAGCACTTCATTAACAGAACAACAAGTAATTTCCATTAAAGGGGATTTTTCAGATTTTGCCAATGGTGGTAATCGAGGTGTCCTCATAAAAAAACTTGCAGGGCAGGAAGTAGTGTCAGCAAACTATTTACCAGGTGAAACGGATAATACAGGTGCAGATGTTCATTATGCTTTTCCAACAGAAGGTACAGAGATGGTAAAGCAGGAAGTTAAGGCTGCCCCAACACCAGGTGCATTAAGTGATGGACAAGTACCAGCAGAGCAAGTTCCAGTGAATCCCGTAACTAAGGATACAGAAGCTCCCGTCATAACGCACGAAGCAAAAAAAAACATGAAAGCAGGAGAGGCAATTTCTATCGAAGCCACTATTGTAGATGATAGAAAGAATCCAACAGCTACTTTGTATTATCAAGGTGAAACAGATACAGAATTAAAAGCATTAGAGATGAAACAAGATTCGGCCCAACCACAAAAATTCACAGCCAGCATACCAAAAGAGGCTGCATTAGGCAAAGTAGTCTATTATCTGGAAGCTTCAGACGGCATGAATATGTCAAAAACATCCGAATATACAATCGAATTAGAAAAAGAACCAGAAAAAGAACCAGCGCAAGATACATATAGTGATCGTCCTCTTTTAATTACAGAACTTGCTCCTAATTCAATGGGAGGAGGCACAGATTATTACGAATACTTTGAGCTATATAATAATTCCAACCAAACATTGAACACAGCAAGTTACTCTTTCTACTATGTATATACAGATAATTCGAGAGAGCCGATTCTATTTCCATTACCAGCAACTGAAATAAAATCAAAAGAGAGGCTTGTATTCTGGTTTAATAACGGAAATAAAACATTAGCTGATTTTAATAAAGAGTATGGGACAAATCTTACAAGTAACGAAGTAGTAATGTTTACAGATCAAACATTCCCTGGTTTCGCTAATGGTGGTAATCGTGCTCTTGAAATCAAAGATGCCGAAGGGAATATCACGATCTCAGCTAGTTATTTAGGTTCTGAAAATGATAATAATGGCAAAGTGATTCATTATCAATTTCCTCAAACGGGAACGGAAATGGTTAAGTATAAAGTATTAGCAGATCCTACACCTGGGAAAATAGAAGCAGACCAAATTCCAACTAAGATAGTGGATCTACCTGATGTTCCGAAAGATACGGAACCACCGGCCATTTCTCATCAGGCAATGAAAACAGCAAAAGCATTTACGGCCGTTACAGTAGAAGCAAAGGTAACGGATAATGAGACAGCAAATCCAATTGTGACTTTACATTATAAAAAAGCACCGGATGAAAATTTTAAATCTGTATCTCTTTTAAAGGATACGCAAGGGAAATACTCAGCAACTATACCAGCAGCAGATATAGATGGAGACATTATTTATTATCTGGTAGCTAGTGATGGAATCAACGAAAGCAAAACCGAAGAATATACAATTTCGGTGGAGAAAACGGATATTGATTTTACCAAAGTTCCTAAATTGCTTATTACAGAAATAGTGCCTGATAGTGCTAATGTCGGGACTGCAGATGGCTATGAGTACATAGAAATCTATAATAATACCGATAAGGCAATAAACTTCAAGGATTATAAAATTCAATATCGCTATAATGCAGATCCTAATACAGATGTTGTCTGGCCATCTGTACCAGATGATACGATAATCGAACCGCAAGGCACTCTTGTCTTCTGGGTGATTAATTCTCAAAATGGGGATAAAACAGTAGCTGATTTTAATGCGAATTATGGCACAAACCTTGTCGAAAATAAAGATATTGTTCGTATTAAAAGTGATGGCATGGCCAATGGAAGTATGCGTGGTCTAGTAATTGCCACGAATACAAAAGAAGAGATAAATGTTGCTTATTATAATGATGAGGCAGCGCAATTAGATACGGCAATGAATATGGGCGTTCTTTATAAATTCCCGGAGGATGGCTCCACGCAATCAGTCAAAATTAGTTCGAAAACAAAACTAGGAACTCCTGGCTCCATAGAACCGTCACAAGTGCCGAACGAGCCAGTTCATGTAGAGGATGATACGGTTCCGCCAACTCTCATCAACGCTACGAATGTTCAAGAAATTCAGCAGATGAATGATTTAACCATTCGAGCAAAAGCAACCGATGACAAGGGAATTAAATCTGTGCTTTTGTATTATCGTACGAATGATCAAACAGATTATGAAAAAATATTATTAACAGTAGATGCGAGCGACAGCGAATATTATGCCACTATTCTATCTGCAGCTAACTTTATTGCGAAAGAGAAAATCGAATATTATTTCGTTGCCACAGATGGGCAAAATGAGGTAACATCCGAAAAATATGTCATTACTATTAAAAATGAAATAAACAATGCACCTATCTATTTAAATGTTAAAGATGATGATATTTTAACTGGAAAAGCAATCTTAAAAGCAGCATCCAAAGAAACAGCCGCTAGGGATGTAGAACTTTTTATTGATGGAAAAAAAGTAGAGGAAAGCACCTACAGCACATTAGAAACACAAGCTTATCTTGCTGTTGATATTAGCGGTTTGAATATGTATTTCAAAAATGCTATTACAATGGGAGAGGAAATAATCCACCTTTTGGATAAGGATAATAATTCTGATTGGAAAACGTTTACGATTCCGATTGACCCAAATAAATTAGCCGTCGGAGAAAATATTATTACCGTTCGCTCGGGGAATAAGGCTTCTCCATTCCAATTAGAAGAAAGTGAAGAAAATAGAGATGATTATAATCTAAGGAATGTAAGGTTAATTTTAGCTGATGGTACGGTCATTAGAGATCCACAAAAGGCTGATCCTTCTCAAGTATTTGATATGGGGGATGATGGCACGTATCGTCCATTTGAAGATTTTACTTTTACGATAACAGAAGAGCAGTCAAAAGCAAAAACCTATGTTTGGGATACGACGACTGTTTCTGATGGAGCTTACAGCATTAAAGCTACAGATAGTGAAAGGGAAACAACTGCTACTATAAAAGTAGATAATACTGCCCCAGTAATCAAAACAAATATAGAAGCTGAGAAAGAATATAAAGGTGTCTTTACCATTGAAGCGAGTGCAGTAGATGCAATTGCTGGTGTAGAATCACTGGAAGTAACCCTTGATGAGGAAGAGATTAAGGTACCATTTGATACGGCTTCTTCCAAGCTTGCTCCAGGCAAGCATACCTTAAAAATGGTCGCAATAGATAAGGCGGGCAATAAAGCAGAAGCGGATATTTCCTTCTCTGTTTCAAATGAAAATCCAAATAAGCCAGAATTAATAGCGCCAGCTAATAACACAGCAGCACCCGTCGATGGAGATCCGAAGTTGAAGGTAAAGGTAACGGATCCAACAAATGATTCGATGGATGTTACGTATTATAAAGGATATAAATATGAAGCATCGGATAGTAAAGTAAAATCATTTGAAAATGCTAGTGACACAGAACCACCAGTTGAGCTGGCACCAGCAGGGGAAAAGGCATTAACTGCTAAGGATGTTTCGGCGATTTCTTCCTTAGACGGAAAGTATCTAACAACGAATTCAAGTACTAAATTCCCTTATCATCGCTTTGAAGTAGCGCTTGATCCTTCTATTAGTAATCAAGATAAAGTGGAGCTAGTGTGGAACGGAAAATCACTGCAAGGAAGAAAGGTCTCCATGTATGCTTGGAGCATGCAAGAAAATAAATGGAAGCTGCTAACATATAAAATTGCTGGATCAGAAGATTTCACATTAAAAGCAGACGTCGATGTAAGGGCATTTGCTGATAAGACGAATAAAGTTAATGTGTTAATTCAAGATGAAATTCCAAGCACACCAGATGAATATGATTATACATTTGTTTGGATGTCGGATACGCAATATTATGCAGAGAGCTATCCATATATTTATAAGCGACAAACAGAATGGATTGCGGAAAAACAAGAAGAGATGAAAATTAAATATGTCATGCATACTGGTGATGTTGTCGACGAGTTTGATGATGAGAAACAATGGGTGTATGCCGATGAATATATGAGAACGTTAGAAGAAAACAAAATTCCATATGGCGTGCTTGCCGGAAACCATGATGTCAACCAATTATCAAATGACTACAAAGAATTCTCTAAATGGTTCGGAGAAGATCGCTTTAAAGATAAGCCATTTTACGGAGAATCTTACAAGAATAATCGTGGTCATTATGATTTGATTTCTGCGGGTGGAAATGACTTTATCATGGTATATATGGGCTGGGGAGTAAACGACGAGGATATGAAATGGATAAATGATGTACTAAAACAATATCCAGATCGTAAAGCCATTCTTAATTTTCATGAATACTTATTAGTTTCCGGAAATAGAAGCCCTATTGGGGAAGAAATTTTCCAGAAGGTAGTAGAGAAGAATGAAAATGTCTTTCTTGTATTAAGTGGACATTATCATGATTCGGAGACATTAATCAGTGAAGTGGATGATGATCAGGACGGGAAAGTCGATAGAAAAGTCTACCAAATGCTTGGCGACTATCAAGGTGGTCCAGAAGGCGGGCAAGGCTATATGAAACTACTTCATTTTGATCAAAAGAATAATAGAATTCTTATTAATACGTATTCACCATATTTAGATGATTATAATTTCTATGACCCAATAGAGTATCCATTGAAAGATGAATTGGCTATTGATTTAGATTTAACAGTCCAAGAGAAACAAGTTGCTACGGATTACTTTGCAGTAAATGTTTATACAAAGGAAGAAATCGGCAAGCAAGAAAATGTAGCAAGCGGCGAGATTGCAGAAATAGCATGGAAGAATCTAAAAGAAGGGCAAGTATATGATTGGTACGTAGTAGCTTCTGATGATTATACAGGATCAGTAACTTCTGATATTTGGTCTTTTGCCAAAGGACAGCCGACACCAGAAACTCCAACAGAACCAGGTGATGGAGGAAGCGAGAAGCCAACGGAGCCGAATCCAGGAGGAGATGATGGAGGAAGCGAAGAGCCAACGGAGCCGAATCCAGGAGGAGATGATGGAGGAAGCGAGAAGCCAACGGAGCCGAATCCAGGAGGAGATGATGGAGGAAGCGAAGAGCCAACGGAGCCGAATCCAGGAGGAGATGATGGAGGAAGCGAGAAGCCGACGGAGCCGAATCTAGGAGGAAATGATGGAGGAAGCGAAAAGCCAACACAGCCAAATCCAAGCGTTATCAATCAAAGTGAACCAAAAAATAATCAGTCCACCATACTCCCAAATACAGCTACAGAAAATTATACAATTATGCTGGTAGGATTAGTGTTATTAATTGGAGGAATGGTAGTTGCTTACTGGAGAAGAATACGTAGAGAAATATAG
- a CDS encoding PadR family transcriptional regulator, which translates to MISSDIIRGYNDTIILFLLLEKDSYGYEISKDIRTLTNEKYIIKETTLYSAFNRLIKNNYIHSYYKEGEFGKRRTYYTITLEGRKYYQEKCQEWFVTQEVINLFIKEGYNE; encoded by the coding sequence TTGATTAGCAGTGATATCATTCGCGGCTATAATGACACCATCATTCTTTTTTTACTATTAGAAAAGGATTCTTATGGTTATGAAATTTCAAAAGATATACGAACATTGACTAACGAAAAGTACATTATTAAAGAAACAACCCTTTATTCTGCGTTTAATCGATTAATCAAAAATAACTATATTCATTCCTATTACAAAGAAGGAGAATTCGGAAAAAGAAGGACTTATTACACCATAACGTTAGAAGGCAGAAAATATTATCAGGAAAAATGCCAAGAATGGTTCGTAACCCAGGAAGTAATTAACTTATTTATTAAGGAGGGATATAATGAATAG
- a CDS encoding permease prefix domain 1-containing protein: MNSIINYLDNVFASLPKTLEMETLKQEMLSNMEDKYNELKKAGKLEHEAIGIVISEFGNMDELLSELDLPLTEETALEHQLTEEEVTTFLQKTTKAMNFIGIGVMLCILGSALLILFLQLYNQGLLNGITENTATLIGVGQLLLLVAIAVSLFIYSGQLLEKYKFMEKAANFELSTPLKKKITAEKDAYQPIFFRSVIIGVALCILSPIAILITSGMSDQAAVYAVCLLLVFIAIAVYLFIISGGKKDAYEKLLKVEDYSFEKRTEDKVIGAFAAVIWPLAVVIFLITGFVYGNWHINWIIFPIAGLIMAMFSGAYTIIKKDR; the protein is encoded by the coding sequence ATGAATAGCATTATAAATTATTTAGACAATGTCTTTGCCAGCTTACCAAAAACTTTAGAAATGGAAACACTGAAGCAAGAAATGCTCTCAAATATGGAGGATAAATATAATGAATTAAAAAAGGCTGGAAAATTGGAACATGAAGCAATAGGTATTGTCATTTCTGAATTTGGGAATATGGATGAACTGTTAAGTGAGCTTGATCTTCCCTTAACCGAGGAAACAGCACTAGAACACCAACTTACGGAAGAAGAGGTAACAACTTTTTTACAAAAAACAACAAAAGCAATGAATTTTATCGGAATAGGTGTGATGCTATGCATACTTGGCTCCGCCCTGCTAATTCTCTTCCTTCAATTGTATAATCAAGGATTGCTGAACGGCATAACCGAAAACACAGCCACTTTAATCGGTGTTGGTCAATTACTTTTATTGGTAGCAATTGCTGTTAGTTTATTTATTTATAGTGGCCAGCTATTAGAAAAGTATAAATTTATGGAAAAAGCAGCTAATTTTGAGCTTTCCACTCCTTTAAAAAAGAAAATAACAGCAGAAAAAGATGCATATCAGCCAATCTTTTTTCGTTCAGTAATTATCGGGGTAGCATTATGTATTTTATCCCCAATCGCAATACTAATAACCTCTGGTATGAGTGATCAAGCAGCAGTTTATGCGGTCTGTCTTTTACTAGTCTTTATCGCAATAGCAGTATACCTATTTATTATTAGCGGCGGCAAAAAAGATGCATATGAAAAGCTGTTAAAAGTTGAAGACTATTCCTTTGAAAAAAGAACAGAGGATAAAGTAATCGGCGCCTTTGCAGCGGTTATCTGGCCACTAGCTGTTGTCATTTTCTTAATTACTGGCTTCGTGTACGGAAACTGGCATATCAATTGGATTATCTTCCCAATAGCCGGACTGATAATGGCCATGTTTAGCGGTGCTTATACCATTATAAAAAAAGATAGATAG
- a CDS encoding VanW family protein has protein sequence MYVHFLLGVMLFSHPVLLSGDIIKATESISQPKDKKEEIFLWKSPGLPVIHTDEFNKVMEEIDKKVYIAPKDAAVNKYGGIVPEEVGYRLHRVKFIEQMYAHYFNDISSNKGYPLEVIYPKVDSELLESIRRKKIGRYITSFNMRNKERSMNISLATEAINNSVIFPNEKFSFNQIVGKRTVEKGYLQAPVIINGKFSEDIGGGICQVSSTLFNAVDNAGLNIIQRYSHSRKISYVPPKRDATVSWDGPDFVFENNYEHPVLIQAKMLGHHLLIELYSAETISYQPRKVPYL, from the coding sequence ATGTATGTTCATTTTTTACTCGGAGTGATGCTATTTTCCCATCCTGTACTTTTATCAGGTGATATTATTAAAGCAACAGAAAGTATATCACAACCAAAAGATAAGAAAGAAGAAATTTTTTTATGGAAATCCCCTGGTTTACCTGTTATCCATACAGATGAGTTCAATAAAGTGATGGAGGAAATAGATAAAAAAGTATATATCGCACCCAAAGATGCTGCCGTCAATAAGTATGGAGGGATTGTCCCTGAAGAAGTTGGCTATCGTCTGCATCGAGTTAAATTTATAGAGCAAATGTATGCACATTATTTCAATGATATTTCTAGTAACAAAGGGTATCCTCTAGAAGTGATTTATCCTAAGGTAGATAGTGAGCTGTTAGAAAGTATTCGCCGCAAAAAAATAGGCAGATATATAACATCTTTTAACATGAGGAATAAAGAACGGAGTATGAATATTTCTCTTGCTACTGAAGCGATTAATAACAGTGTCATTTTTCCAAATGAAAAATTTTCTTTTAATCAAATTGTCGGGAAAAGGACCGTGGAAAAGGGCTATTTACAGGCACCCGTCATTATTAACGGGAAATTTTCAGAAGATATTGGCGGTGGAATTTGCCAAGTTTCCTCTACCCTATTTAATGCAGTAGATAATGCGGGATTAAATATCATTCAACGATATTCACATAGTAGAAAAATCTCTTACGTTCCTCCCAAGCGAGATGCTACCGTTAGCTGGGACGGACCAGATTTTGTTTTTGAAAATAATTACGAACATCCCGTCCTTATTCAAGCCAAAATGTTAGGGCATCATTTACTCATAGAACTCTATTCAGCAGAAACTATCTCTTATCAACCTAGAAAAGTTCCTTATCTATAG
- a CDS encoding ring-cleaving dioxygenase has translation MNELKGLHHITAITSSAEKIYEFFTYVLGLRLVKKTVNQDDIQTYHLYFTDDVGSPGTDMTFFDFPGIPKGVHGTNEISKTSFRVPTDAALEYWVKRFDKYEVKHKGIQEQFGKKTLSFVDFDDQQYQLISDEKNAGVASGTPWQNGPVPLEFAITGLGPIFVRTAYLEYFQEVLEKVFLMKEVSQEGSFHLFEMGEGGNGAQVIVEFNTILPQARQGFGTVHHAAFRVEDRGELDQWQERLSSFKLPNSGFVERYYFGSLYSNVAPQILFELATDGPGFMGDEPYETLGEKLSLPPFFEPNREKIEKLVRPINTVRSNIEIDKEYL, from the coding sequence ATGAATGAGTTAAAAGGACTTCATCATATTACAGCAATTACAAGCAGTGCCGAAAAAATTTATGAGTTTTTTACCTATGTATTAGGGCTAAGATTGGTAAAGAAAACAGTTAATCAGGATGATATTCAAACCTATCATCTATATTTTACGGATGATGTCGGCAGTCCAGGTACGGATATGACATTTTTTGATTTTCCTGGCATACCAAAGGGAGTCCACGGCACAAATGAGATTTCCAAAACATCATTCCGAGTGCCGACAGATGCAGCTTTAGAATACTGGGTAAAACGCTTTGATAAGTATGAAGTGAAGCATAAAGGAATTCAAGAACAGTTTGGGAAAAAGACATTGTCATTTGTAGATTTTGATGACCAACAATATCAACTTATTTCGGATGAAAAAAATGCAGGAGTTGCATCAGGGACTCCATGGCAAAATGGACCTGTTCCATTAGAATTTGCAATTACAGGATTAGGACCAATATTTGTTCGGACTGCTTACTTGGAATACTTCCAAGAAGTATTAGAAAAAGTATTTTTAATGAAAGAAGTTTCTCAAGAGGGATCATTCCATCTATTTGAAATGGGAGAAGGAGGTAATGGTGCCCAAGTTATTGTAGAATTTAACACCATTCTTCCACAAGCAAGACAAGGGTTTGGTACCGTTCATCATGCTGCTTTTCGAGTAGAAGATCGTGGCGAATTAGATCAATGGCAAGAACGCTTGAGCAGCTTTAAATTGCCAAACTCAGGTTTTGTAGAGCGCTATTATTTCGGTTCTTTATATTCCAATGTTGCACCGCAAATCTTATTTGAATTAGCAACAGATGGCCCTGGATTTATGGGAGACGAGCCATATGAAACATTAGGAGAAAAATTATCCTTACCACCATTTTTTGAACCAAACCGTGAAAAAATTGAAAAGCTCGTAAGACCTATAAACACAGTGCGCAGTAATATAGAAATCGACAAAGAGTACTTGTAA